A region of Saccharomyces mikatae IFO 1815 strain IFO1815 genome assembly, chromosome: 12 DNA encodes the following proteins:
- the SPE4 gene encoding spermine synthase (similar to Saccharomyces cerevisiae SPE4 (YLR146C); ancestral locus Anc_8.354), which yields MVNNSQHSYIKDGWFREISDKSFPGQAFTMAVDSILYEAQSEFQDILIFHNKVYGTVLVLDGIVQCTEFDEFAYQEMITHIAMFAHSNPKRVLIIGGGDGGVLREVAKHSCVNDITMVEIDSSVIELSRKFLPTLSNGAFDDERLDLKLCDGFKFLQDVGTSGFQKKFDVIITDSSDPEGPAEAFFQERYFQLLKNALNPNGVVIMQSSENFWLNLNYLRDLKNTAQKVFSNTEYCYTMVPTYTSGQLGLIVCSNNVSIPLNIPQRTISEHEQGQLKYYNPQIHSSAFILPTWAEKAINK from the coding sequence ATGGTTAATAATTCTCAACATTCTTACATCAAAGATGGATGGTTTAGAGAGATTAGTGATAAGAGTTTTCCAGGCCAGGCCTTTACTATGGCCGTGGATTCAATACTCTATGAAGCCCAGAGTGAATTCCAAGACATCTTAATCTTTCATAATAAGGTTTACGGTACGGTATTAGTCCTTGATGGTATAGTGCAATGCACAGAATTCGATGAGTTTGCTTACCAGGAGATGATCACGCATATTGCCATGTTTGCCCATTCGAATCCCAAGCGTGTACTTATCATTGGTGGTGGGGACGGAGGTGTGTTGAGGGAAGTAGCCAAGCATAGTTGTGTAAATGATATTACTATGGTAGAAATTGACTCTTCAGTGATCGAATTGTCTCGGAAATTCTTACCTACGTTGAGTAATGGTGCTTTTGACGATGAAAGGTTGGATTTAAAACTTTGTGATGGCTTCAAGTTCTTACAAGATGTAGGCACTTCTGGCTTCCAGAAGAAATTCGACGTCATTATTACTGATAGCTCTGACCCTGAAGGTCCAGCTgaagcattttttcaagaaaggtACTTccaattattgaaaaacgCTCTGAATCCTAACGGTGTTGTTATTATGCAAAGctctgaaaatttttggttaAATCTGAACTACTTACgtgatttgaaaaatacagCTCAAAAGGTCTTTTCTAATACAGAATATTGCTATACCATGGTTCCTACCTATACATCTGGCCAGCTGGGTTTGATTGTTTGCAGTAATAACGTCAGTATACCGTTGAACATTCCACAAAGGACGATATCTGAGCACGAACAGGGACAGTTGAAATACTACAATCCTCAGATACATTCAAGTGCATTTATTTTGCCTACTTGGGCTGAGAAGGCTATCAACAAATGA
- the ACF2 gene encoding endo-1,3(4)-beta-glucanase (similar to Saccharomyces cerevisiae ACF2 (YLR144C); ancestral locus Anc_8.352): MCYNRQAIPPPVPNRPSDMSNKGPPPLPPRGDVQPPVCSSEDPFKSGVSKVVGESLHMSKFPENLTHTYMNDDDLFQSPIISNLKAPPSVFKSIQHPVPMPNIVDQSAGPLETNKFYTNMLLEDNTQPIWTHPYSLWFSRDPEFFGLAVNHTLASQRVFDTDTNPPRFYFNPTNIKSFVFKAREFASASDIRLEFQDIKHMSVQMVMSLSNSQFIVCPLVQGMGFVTAIYHNLGFELRSAVGFRSLERVSINERNVKYNIQLEDNRIWPLYLTSPDYSFPQDFQVSLINNNTIISSHKIDGLVCQLSGDSVPDIDRAAGCYPVHCDLLGQISNEHLTNYRFNYTVAGHSLSGTTLMYALPHHKAAFTPEMQGRETDSTLDSTVKGVMTGYLTNSFDMQVQVPQELGFEPVALYLNKKANYSHETLSRIQEAAVQEIQSSDPQQESNIDSMYFSGKILAKYAWILYVTHYILHDENLTKELLTKLTVAMERFISNQQVLPLNYDLTWKGIISSGSSSQDFGNSYYNDHHFHYSYHVITAAIISLVDHDLNGDTDNSWLRKNRDWVECLIRDYSGADSDDPYFPQFRSFDWFNGHSWAKGLFPSGDGKDEESTSEDVNSCYAIKLWGLVTKNSKLVGISNLQLGIMRNVFQSYFLYESNNTIEPKEFIGNKVSGILFENKIDHATYFGMEPQYIHMIHAIPITSASSWVRSPNFVKEEWEEKMQQIIDQVNDGWKGIIMLNMALFDPKFSYGFFSQPNFNRSFLDNGQSLTWSLAYSGAFS, from the coding sequence ATGTGCTATAATAGGCAAGCTATCCCTCCGCCTGTTCCTAATAGACCCAGTGATATGTCTAATAAAGGACCACCTCCTTTGCCACCTCGTGGAGACGTTCAACCACCAGTGTGTTCTTCTGAGGACCCCTTTAAATCTGGAGTTAGCAAGGTTGTAGGTGAATCATTGCACATGTCAAAGTTTCCAGAAAATTTAACCCATACTTATATGAATGATGACGATCTTTTCCAATCACCCATAATATCTAATTTGAAAGCCCCTCCTTCAGTCTTCAAGAGTATTCAACATCCGGTACCAATGCCGAATATTGTTGATCAATCTGCTGGCCCATTAGAAACGAACAAGTTTTACACAAACATGTTACTAGAGGATAACACACAACCGATATGGACACATCCTTATTCTCTTTGGTTTTCCCGCGACCCAgaattttttggtttggCTGTCAATCATACTTTAGCTTCTCAAAGGGTGTTTGATACAGATACGAACCCCCCTAGGTTCTATTTTAACCCcacaaatataaaatccTTTGTATTCAAGGCAAGGGAATTTGCCTCGGCGAGTGATATCAGGCTTGAATTCCAGGACATCAAACATATGTCGGTACAAATGGTAATGTCCTTGAGTAATTCGCAATTCATAGTGTGTCCACTAGTTCAAGGGATGGGCTTTGTCACGGCTATTTATCACAATTTAGGATTCGAATTAAGAAGTGCTGTTGGTTTTAGGAGCTTGGAACGTGTAAGTATAAATGAAAGGAATGTTAAGTATAATATACAACTTGAAGATAATAGGATCTGGCCACTCTATTTAACCTCACCAGATTACTCTTTTCCACAAGATTTTCAAGTGTCATTAATCAACAATAATACAATTATATCATCTCATAAAATTGATGGTCTTGTTTGTCAGTTATCTGGAGATTCAGTTCCGGATATTGATAGAGCAGCAGGCTGTTATCCAGTGCACTGTGATTTATTAGGGCAGATATCTAACGAGCACCTCACCAATTATAGATTCAACTATACCGTTGCGGGCCACTCACTTTCCGGTACTACACTAATGTACGCTCTGCCACACCATAAAGCAGCATTCACGCCAGAGATGCAGGGACGTGAAACAGATTCTACTTTAGATTCAACGGTTAAAGGCGTAATGACTGGTTACCTCACAAACAGCTTTGATATGCAGGTACAAGTACCACAAGAATTGGGCTTTGAGCCTGTTGCCCTATATTTAAATAAGAAAGCAAACTATAGTCATGAAACGTTATCTAGAATTCAAGAAGCTGCGGTTCAAGAGATTCAAAGTAGTGACCCTCAACAGGAATCAAACATTGATTCTATGTACTTCTCTGGTAAAATACTTGCAAAATATGCGTGGATCCTTTATGTCACACACTATATTCTtcatgatgaaaatttaaCAAAAGAACTCTTAACTAAATTGACTGTTGCAATGGAGAGATTTATCAGTAATCAACAAGTTTTACCTTTAAATTATGACCTTACTTGGAAAGGCATAATTTCGTCAGGTTCCTCTAGCCAAGACTTTGGTAATTCTTACTACAAtgatcatcattttcattactCTTATCATGTCATAACTGCTGCCATCATCTCTTTGGTGGATCATGATTTAAATGGAGATACTGACAACTCATggttaagaaaaaatagagaTTGGGTTGAATGTTTGATTAGGGATTACTCTGGCGCTGATAGCGACGATCCATACTTTCCTCAATTTAGATCATTTGATTGGTTTAATGGACATTCATGGGCTAAAGGATTATTTCCAAGTGGTGATGGTAAGGATGAAGAATCTACTTCAGAGGATGTTAATTCTTGCTATGCAATAAAATTGTGGGGGTTGGTAACTAAAAACTCTAAACTGGTTGGAATATCTAATTTGCAGCTCGGCATCATGAGAAATGTTTTTCAAAGCTACTTCCTATACGAAAGTAATAACACCATTGAACCTAAAGAATTTATTGGTAATAAAGTTAGTGGTAtcttatttgaaaataaaattgatCACGCCACATACTTCGGTATGGAACCTCAATATATTCATATGATACATGCCATTCCTATAACATCCGCATCTTCATGGGTTAGATCGCCAAATTTTGTCAAAGAAGAATGGGAAGAAAAGATGCAGCAGATAATTGATCAAGTTAATGATGGTTGGAAAGGTATAATCATGTTAAATATGGCTTTGTTTGatccaaaattttcatatGGTTTTTTCAGTCAGCCTAATTTTAACAGAAGTTTCTTGGACAACGGACAAAGCCTAACTTGGTCTCTGGCTTATTCAGGTGCTTTTTCTTAG
- the PUT1 gene encoding proline dehydrogenase (similar to Saccharomyces cerevisiae PUT1 (YLR142W); ancestral locus Anc_8.348), whose translation MIASRNSLLVTKTRLPSLCYPLLKRSYVSKTPTHSNTAANLMVETPASPNTNGNSVMAPPNSINFLQTLPKKELFQLGFIGVATLNSFFLNTVIKLFPYIPIPVIKFFVSSLYCGGENFKEVIECGERLQKRGISNMMLSLTIENSEGTKSLSSTSVDHIVEETISSVHNILLPNIINQLESKPINDIAPGYIALKPSALVDNPHEVLYNFNNPAFKAQRDQLINNCSKITKEIFELNQTLLKKYPERKAPFLVSTVDAEKYDLQENGVYELQRILFQKFNPVSSRLISCIGTWQLYLRDSGDHLLHELKLAQENGYKLGLKLVRGAYIHSEKNRNQIIFDEKTGTDENYDRIITQVVNDLIINGEDSYYGHLVVASHNYQSQMLVTNLLKSAQDNSYAKSNIVLGQLLGMADNVTHDLITNHGAKNIIKYVPWGPPLETKDYLLRRLQENGDAVRSDNGWPLIKAIAKSIPKRVGL comes from the coding sequence ATGATAGCTTCTAGAAACTCCTTACTAGTTACTAAAACCCGTCTGCCATCGCTATGCTACCCTTTGTTGAAAAGGTCCTATGTGTCAAAGACTCCGACACACTCTAACACAGCCGCTAATCTGATGGTTGAAACTCCAGCCTCGCCCAATACTAACGGCAACAGCGTAATGGCGCCTCCCAACTCAATCAATTTTCTACAAACGCTCCCCAAGAAGGAGTTGTTCCAGCTGGGGTTCATCGGTGTCGCAACTTTGAACAGCTTTTTCCTTAACACAGTTATCAAGTTATTCCCTTACATCCCTATCCCAgtgataaaatttttcgTCTCTTCCCTATACTGTGGTGGTGAAAACTTCAAAGAAGTCATAGAGTGTGGTGAGCGTTTGCAGAAGAGAGGAATATCTAACATGATGCTTTCGTTAACTATCGAAAACTCCGAAGGGACAAAGAGTCTGTCTAGTACTTCAGTCGACCACATAGTTGAAGAAACCATCAGTTCTGTCCACAACATTTTACTGCCCAATATCATAAACCAGCTGGAATCCAAGCCAATCAACGACATTGCCCCTGGTTATATCGCTTTGAAACCATCTGCTTTGGTCGACAACCCTCATGAAGTCCTGTACAATTTCAATAACCCGGCGTTTAAGGCCCAAAGAGATCAACTGATCAACAACTGTTCAAAGATCACAAAAGAGATCTTCGAATTGAATCAAAcgttgttgaagaaatacCCTGAAAGAAAGGCTCCCTTTTTGGTCTCTACCGTCGATGCTGAGAAATATGATTTGCAAGAAAACGGGGTCTACGAATTACAAAgaattcttttccaaaaattcaaCCCCGTTTCATCTAGACTGATATCATGTATTGGTACCTGGCAACTGTACCTGAGGGATTCCGGAGACCATCTGTTGCACGAATTGAAACTGGCACAGGAAAATGGTTACAAACTTGGGTTAAAATTGGTCCGTGGCGCTTATATTCACTCTGAAAAGAACCGTAACCAAATTATCTTCGATGAAAAAACAGGCACTGATGAAAATTACGACCGTATCATCACACAAGTGGTCAACGATTTGATTATTAATGGCGAAGATTCTTATTATGGTCACTTGGTCGTCGCCTCCCACAACTACCAATCCCAAATGCTCGTTACAAACTTGTTGAAATCTGCCCAAGATAACTCTTATGCCAAATCGAACATCGTATTGGGACAATTACTAGGTATGGCGGATAATGTTACTCATGATCTTATTACCAACCATGGTGCCAAAAACATAATCAAATACGTTCCATGGGGTCCGCCACTCGAAACCAAGGACTATCTTTTAAGAAGAttacaagaaaatggaGACGCTGTGAGATCTGATAATGGCTGGCCATTGATCAAGGCCATAGCAAAGTCTATTCCCAAAAGAGTGGGGCTATGA
- the SLS1 gene encoding Sls1p (similar to Saccharomyces cerevisiae SLS1 (YLR139C); ancestral locus Anc_8.346), with amino-acid sequence MWKLNRKLVRLTCRLYSNSGPSSPLHGKKKLPQNLKFVVLNPTQSGLVKSDQKLSRHRPSRRYAQKENGNDDADFGSKLLVFEKQNSLDSALNSIRLKKPISASLPSFEYNALLQLLSSSYNRYQLREFISSHHPASPLHLTHWKKSKLSQYIIEKVWQCQPMSTPAIPTGIKSTSLTFQFDSPREIFLLLITQNGKILTNFNKLGLTFIISIQDNELTIKGSPSLLKYVEISLNKIWSNITHENVRVCSSMPSKDVINLIQKETHTFFEYLPDSQMHKISALSSKKISMAKVFLLNALASNQHTTQHQDIISSPAAKSEYYPFNNTLENLDWLNKSQDWSRLQSTVTKNCTDLPARTTPQLTDAQINQYENFLSTNAPSLSTSNSISQCLSMSLGYSLQCASSPSIFQPLIHKSFISKLLNLPIHKELASSVPASLSDHLITNAHQSFVQLNFTPVPLNRSSPSPPFMQIWFEIDEFDNIITTSMRPLLKLQENSVVLRAPHCQTDYKITSDYIQDILPCFDQTQPDAWLSEQNGLREFLVKSHWKLNKYQNLLKKITINLPENLVQQYQLTDILTHRVLNLRFPANGAHDDKYIIQYSDISRGFVNNGSYKQLDFINVNPNETSLKTFINDVLNF; translated from the coding sequence ATGTGGAAACTCAACAGGAAGCTCGTTCGCCTCACTTGTCGTCTTTACTCAAACTCGGGCCCAAGCTCGCCCCTTCAtgggaagaagaagctgccgcagaatttgaaattcgTTGTCTTGAACCCTACCCAATCTGGACTGGTGAAAAGTGACCAGAAACTAAGTAGGCACAGGCCGTCCAGGAGATATGCTCAAAAGGAAAACGGAAACGATGATGCTGACTTCGGCTCGAAACTCCTTGTATTCGAGAAGCAGAACTCGCTGGATTCTGCATTGAACTCTATCCGATTGAAAAAGCCAATAAGCGCCAGCCTGCCCTCCTTCGAATACAATGCTCTCCTCCAATTACTTTCATCCAGCTACAACCGTTACCAACTGCGTGAGTTCATCTCCTCACATCATCCTGCCTCCCCTTTACATCTGACACACtggaagaaaagcaaactGTCGCAGTatataattgaaaaagtctGGCAATGTCAACCAATGTCCACACCCGCCATACCCACGGGCATCAAATCTACATCGTTGACTTTTCAGTTCGATTCGCCTAGGGAGATATTCCTTTTGCTCATCACTCAAAATGGTAAAATCCTAACCAACTTCAACAAACTCGGGCTGACCTTTATCATCTCCATCCAGGATAACGAATTGACCATCAAGGGTTCGCCTAGCTTGCTCAAATACGTGGAAATATCCTTGAACAAAATATGGTCAAACATTACTCATGAAAACGTGCGTGTATGTTCGTCCATGCCATCCAAAGACGTGATCAACCTAATCCAGAAGGAAACTCacactttttttgaataccTCCCGGATTCGCAAATGCACAAAATCTCAGCCTTGAGTAGCAAGAAGATATCCATGGCCAAAGTCTTCTTGCTAAACGCCCTTGCTTCCAACCAGCACACAACTCAACACCAGGACATAATATCCTCTCCAGCGGCCAAATCAGAGTACTATCCATTCAACAACACTCTCGAGAACTTAGATTGGCTGAACAAGTCTCAAGACTGGTCAAGATTACAGTCGACTGTTACTAAAAATTGCACAGATCTACCAGCCCGCACCACTCCACAGTTGACAGATGCACAGATCAATCAATACGAAAATTTCTTGTCCACTAATGCGCCATCTCTCTCCACCTCCAACTCCATTTCTCAATGCTTGTCGATGTCATTAGGGTACTCGTTGCAATGTGCTTCTTCTCCCAGTATTTTCCAACCTTTAATACATAAGAgttttatttcaaaattattaaatCTACCTATTCACAAAGAATTGGCATCGTCCGTACCCGCTTCTCTTAGTGACCATCTAATAACAAACGCACATCAATCCTTTGTGCAATTGAATTTCACCCCTGTGCCACTCAATAGAAGTTCCCCGTCACCCCCTTTTATGCAGATTTGGTTTGAGATCGACGAATTCGATAATATAATTACCACTTCAATGAGGCCCCTTCTGAAATTGCAAGAAAATTCCGTTGTCTTGAGAGCTCCGCATTGTCAAACAGACTACAAAATCACGTCAGATTACATTCAAGATATTTTGCCTTGTTTCGATCAGACCCAACCTGATGCTTGGCTTTCTGAACAAAATGGCCTCCGAGAGTTTCTCGTCAAGTCTCACTGGAAATTAAACAAGtatcaaaatcttttgaaaaaaatcacaaTTAACTTGCCGGAAAACCTAGTACAGCAGTATCAATTGACTGATATTTTGACCCATCGCGTCTTGAATTTACGATTTCCTGCCAACGGTGCCCATGATGATAAATACATCATTCAGTATTCTGATATCAGCCGTGGGTTTGTAAATAATGGCTCCTATAAACAATTGGATTTCATTAATGTGAACCCGAATGAAACCTCACTGAAAACTTTTATTAATGATGTTCTAAATTTTTAA
- the RMP1 gene encoding Rmp1p (similar to Saccharomyces cerevisiae RMP1 (YLR145W); ancestral locus Anc_8.353) — translation MYEMDDVVRSLKQEYRIILLLNHRNKNQHRAAGWYEAFNEMKRNCGQIVDLLGSRRLQSKRLRDTEWVKLYKLLQRALFRQLKKWYWQFNGIIALGQFVTLGCTLVALLANMRALYMKLWEMNNTEFVRRGCSMKNLPKTKSETGVDNGEELGEIIDEDIGNTVRENELVVMPSPLPVTENANKKKKKKKKNKSAIDGIFG, via the coding sequence ATGTATGAAATGGATGATGTGGTACGATCCCTGAAGCAAGAATATCGTATTATATTGCTGCTAAACCATAGGAACAAGAATCAACACAGAGCGGCTGGATGGTATGAAGCATTTAATgagatgaaaagaaactgtGGACAGATAGTAGACCTTCTTGGCTCGAGGAGATTACAAAGCAAGCGCTTAAGAGATACCGAATGGGTAAAGCTATACAAACTATTACAGAGGGCGCTCTTTAGacagttgaagaaatggtACTGGCAGTTTAATGGCATAATTGCCCTTGGGCAATTTGTAACGCTCGGTTGTACACTAGTAGCGCTACTAGCAAATATGAGGGCATTGTATATGAAATTATGGGAAATGAATAATACTGAATTTGTAAGACGTGGATGTTCCATGAAAAATTTGCCAAAGACAAAGAGTGAAACAGGTGTGGATAATGGCGAAGAACTTGGAGAGATTATCGATGAAGATATTGGTAATACAGTTAGAGAAAACGAGCTTGTTGTAATGCCATCGCCATTGCCTGTAACAGAGAATGccaataagaaaaaaaagaaaaaaaagaagaacaaatcAGCCATCGATGGCATATTCGGTTAA
- the RRN5 gene encoding Rrn5p (similar to Saccharomyces cerevisiae RRN5 (YLR141W); ancestral locus Anc_8.347) → MENKQLRKYVQLYNKEAEEFYNGVTTGRPQEFLPSKVHVKSIHEKPRTANAGAEISSLGVRWDNEEKEIFFWCLSRYSVHRVDEWRSLLPRKSAMEILGYYKLLRRASASARSRKAGDDGAPIAYEMSAEWITLETKLSEAVAAITEGAAEAANEEGDGEKGLIDYESWKRRWVAIYSHSRIAEIRPLPRHALPLSRSAEETLERCVCRYTRALLWCTALSGMASRSVCASAEDSEGRKSLPTVVTRRQVERALCTEARARDLHVLPRRVALTLRKWELDYPREGKLFRTKEMARLFLQSQISRQDLVPPPTHQDQDQDHIVSGKESESESGSEAERDEINQADLFRSALHENQLLKWLSK, encoded by the coding sequence ATGGAGAACAAACAACTGAGGAAGTATGTCCAATTGTACAACAAGGAGGCCGAGGAATTCTACAATGGTGTAACGACAGGCCGTCCACAAGAGTTCCTGCCCTCCAAAGTGCATGTAAAAAGCATCCATGAAAAACCAAGGACCGCCAATGCTGGTGCAGAAATCTCTAGCCTTGGTGTACGCTGGGATAACGAGGAAAAGGAGATCTTTTTCTGGTGCTTGTCACGTTATAGTGTTCACCGTGTAGACGAGTGGCGCTCACTGTTGCCTCGAAAGAGCGCCATGGAGATTCTGGGCTATTATAAGTTGTTAAGAAGGGCGAGCGCAAGCGCGAGATCACGCAAGGCGGGTGACGATGGTGCGCCCATTGCGTACGAAATGAGCGCCGAATGGATTACCCTAGAGACAAAACTCAGTGAGGCAGTTGCTGCCATCACGGAAGGCGCAGCCGAGGCCGCGAACGAGGAAGGAGACGGCGAGAAGGGGCTCATTGATTACGAAAGCTGGAAACGCAGGTGGGTGGCGATCTACTCGCACAGCCGCATCGCGGAGATAAGACCCCTGCCCCGCCACGCGCTGCCCCTGTCGCGCAGCGCTGAGGAGACTCTAGAGCGCTGCGTTTGTCGCTACACACGTGCACTGCTGTGGTGCACGGCACTTTCGGGCATGGCCTCCCGCAGCGTCTGCGCGTCTGCGGAAGATTCTGAAGGTCGCAAGTCGCTTCCGACGGTGGTCACTCGGCGGCAAGTCGAGCGTGCTTTGTGCACCGAAGCACGAGCACGTGACCTGCACGTGCTCCCGCGTCGTGTTGCGTTGACACTGCGCAAATGGGAACTGGATTATCCACGAGAGGGTAAACTGTTTCGCACCAAGGAAATGGCTCGTCTGTTTCTACAAAGCCAGATATCAAGACAAGATCTGGTTCCGCCCCCAACCCATCAAGACCAAGACCAAGACCATATTGTAAGTGGTAAGGAAAGTGAAAGTGAAAGTGGAAGCGAAGCAGAAAGGGATGAAATCAACCAAGCGGACTTGTTTCGATCCGCACTGCATGAAAATCAGCTGTTAAAGTGGCTATCTAAGTGA
- the DPH6 gene encoding diphthine--ammonia ligase (similar to Saccharomyces cerevisiae YLR143W; ancestral locus Anc_8.349), whose amino-acid sequence MKFLALISGGKDSFYNIFHCLKNDHELIALGNLYPKESDKQELDSFMFQTVGHDLIEYYSECVGVPLFRRSILRNTSKNVELNYTATQDDEIEELYTLLKTVKAKIPDLEAVSVGAILSSYQRTRVENVCSRLGLVVLSYLWQRDQAELMSEMCLMSKDINNVENNTNSGNKFDARIIKVAAIGLNDKHLGMSLPQIEPVLHKLNQLYQVHICGEGGEFETMVLDAPFFRHGYLKLTDILKYSDGEVHNARLKVEFRPRHLSKVFLQTQLDQLPVPLSFRSGWEAPTQVSMKKSIEIRERRFEGPTSNTIARTSINKINDKLYISNLQSRESKTVEEQGDDIFSELADILRSNQIPRNHILSSSLLIKDMSNFGRINKIYNEFLDLTKYGPLPPSRACVGSRCLPENCHLQLSVVVDLKNTSNCEINRNKGGLHVQGRSYWAPCNIGPYSQSIWLSTDANQVSYISGQIGLVPQSMKMKEPSTDQTILALQHFDTLCKTIGAQEKLYMTCYISDESILDYVCKTWALYCSRSKYESDLWKNKTDDDKECLIIVKISELPRGAVSEWGGVTCKKLIVDDIDVEEQGGAENKNILHSFRKLNLNIEYFHDIAVSLPGSQKHFTTGFVDDREKLALVLERTSKSAQVTLYYSPGETIAFYHHVEYYPVEKIFDCDGKEHRFALHIRS is encoded by the coding sequence ATGAAGTTTTTAGCTCTAATATCAGGTGGTAAGGACTCATTttacaatatttttcactgTTTGAAGAATGATCATGAATTGATTGCCCTAGGAAATCTGTACCCAAAAGAATCTGATAAGCAAGAATTGGACTCTTTCATGTTCCAAACAGTGGGTCATGATCTAATAGAATATTATTCTGAATGTGTTGGTGTTCCACTATTTAGACGCTCAATATTACGTAACACTTCTAAAAATGTCGAGTTGAATTATACTGCTACTCAAGACGATGAAATCGAAGAATTATATACTTTGTTGAAAACTGTCAAAGCTAAAATTCCTGATCTAGAAGCCGTTAGTGTTGGAGCAATTTTATCGTCGTATCAGAGGACCAGAGTAGAAAACGTTTGTTCTAGATTGGGCCTCGTAGTTCTAAGTTATTTATGGCAAAGGGACCAAGCTGAATTGATGAGTGAAATGTGTCTTATGTCTAAAGATATTAACAATGttgaaaacaatacaaATTCAGGAAATAAATTTGATGCCAGAATTATCAAGGTAGCAGCAATAGGATTAAACGACAAACATTTAGGTATGTCACTACCACAAATTGAACCAGTTCTGCACAAACTGAACCAACTTTATCAAGTTCATATTTGTGGAGAAGGCGGggaatttgaaacaatGGTCTTAGATGCACCTTTTTTCAGACATGGATATTTGAAGTTAACTGACATTCTCAAATatagtgatggtgaagTTCACAATGCTAGATTAAAAGTAGAATTTCGGCCACGCCATTTGAGCAAAGTTTTTTTACAAACTCAATTAGACCAATTACCTGTACCTTTGAGCTTTCGCAGTGGTTGGGAAGCGCCGACTCAAGTctcgatgaaaaaatcaatcgaaataagagaaagaagattCGAAGGTCCTACTTCAAATACTATCGCACGAACATCaatcaataaaatcaaTGACAAGTTGTACATCTCAAACCTACAATCACGTGAAAGTAAAACAGTGGAAGAACAAGGTGATGATATTTTCTCTGAACTTGCTGATATTTTGCGCTCCAATCAGATACCTCGTAATCAcattttatcatcatcgCTACTAATCAAAGACATGTCTAATTTTGGCAGAATAAATAAGATTTACAATGAATTTCTAGATTTAACAAAATACGGTCCGTTGCCACCATCAAGAGCGTGCGTTGGTTCGAGGTGTTTGCCTGAAAATTGCCATTTGCAGTTATCAGTTGTTGTCGATTTAAAAAATACTTCTAACTGTGAAATTAATAGGAATAAGGGTGGACTACATGTTCAAGGTCGATCATATTGGGCCCCATGCAATATCGGGCCCTATTCTCAAAGTATTTGGTTAAGTACTGACGCAAACCAAGTAAGTTATATTAGCGGCCAAATTGGACTAGTACCACAATctatgaaaatgaaagaacCTTCCACTGATCAAACTATTTTGGCACTACAACACTTTGATACATTGTGTAAAACAATAGGTGCCCAAGAAAAACTATATATGACTTGCTACATTTCAGATGAGTCTATTCTCGACTATGTTTGCAAAACATGGGCGCTTTACTGCTCAAGATCGAAATATGAATCTGATCTAtggaagaacaaaacagatgatgataaagagTGCTTAATTATTGTGAAAATATCTGAATTACCAAGAGGTGCTGTTTCAGAATGGGGTGGAGTTACTTGTAAGAAATTAattgttgatgatattgatgtGGAGGAACAAGGGGGCGCagagaataaaaatattctaCACAGTTTCCGGAAACtaaatttgaatattgaatATTTCCATGACATTGCAGTTAGTTTACCTGGATCTCAGAAGCATTTCACCACCGGATTTGTGGACGATAGAGAGAAGTTAGCACTTGTACTAGAAAGAACCTCAAAGTCAGCCCAGGTGACTCTCTATTATAGTCCTGGAGAAACCATTGCATTCTACCACCATGTAGAATACTATCCcgttgaaaaaattttcgatTGCGATGGTAAAGAACACCGCTTTGCATTACACATTCGTTCCTAG